The Shewanella sp. KX20019 genome window below encodes:
- a CDS encoding FliM/FliN family flagellar motor switch protein, with protein sequence MKTTAKASLIKFNHALELRPVVLIKEKLARSRLLTQLSNRQRNMLDAINELLMPIIRQGHLALSNVSLSAKNNQVTPQLHDAWFLLSYNRIELGWWQIDKCTLDQLASGYYGSCLTAPKSPLRAPSHSELRIVKRMILAMIATLPVSDIDADKLELELVLNNTPLKVPVCCELSFPLGHAGPPIHFYMAEHLLELMAEQPSQYQADPELAEKLANRLKQIPLRTSLELGHQSMPVTSLQNVAVGDILPMNLHSRCPLTIGKRPLFYATVHTHEGQMVAKLSQEAFQMEEQSNG encoded by the coding sequence GTGAAAACAACCGCAAAAGCTAGTTTAATTAAGTTCAATCATGCTTTGGAATTAAGGCCTGTAGTATTGATTAAGGAAAAATTAGCTAGGAGTCGATTATTAACTCAATTATCTAATCGTCAGCGTAATATGCTGGACGCTATAAATGAACTGCTTATGCCGATTATACGTCAAGGTCATTTAGCGTTATCAAATGTATCGCTAAGTGCAAAAAACAACCAGGTAACTCCGCAGTTACATGATGCTTGGTTTTTATTGAGTTATAACCGTATTGAGTTGGGGTGGTGGCAAATTGACAAGTGCACTCTAGATCAGTTGGCAAGCGGATACTATGGCAGTTGTTTGACGGCACCTAAATCTCCCCTAAGAGCACCGAGTCACTCTGAACTACGTATCGTGAAAAGAATGATTCTGGCTATGATAGCCACATTGCCGGTGTCAGACATCGATGCCGATAAACTAGAGCTCGAATTGGTGTTGAATAATACACCGCTTAAAGTGCCTGTTTGTTGTGAGCTGAGCTTTCCATTAGGGCACGCTGGTCCGCCGATTCATTTTTATATGGCTGAGCACTTGTTGGAGTTGATGGCGGAGCAGCCGAGTCAATACCAGGCTGATCCTGAGTTGGCAGAGAAGCTAGCCAATAGACTTAAACAGATCCCGCTACGGACTTCACTTGAGCTTGGGCACCAAAGTATGCCTGTAACCTCACTGCAAAATGTCGCAGTAGGCGATATTTTACCGATGAATTTACACTCTCGCTGCCCACTAACTATCGGCAAAAGACCACTTTTTTACGCCACAGTGCATACCCATGAAGGTCAAATGGTGGCCAAATTATCTCAAGAAGCCTTTCAAATGGAGGAGCAATCCAATGGCTGA
- the fliN gene encoding flagellar motor switch protein FliN, which yields MAENSIMQDDNFLLDDDFFAEDVVEESKAQAKPVKDMSFFNQLPVHVTLELASVEISLGELAKMGEGDVVALDRMVGEPLDIRVNGALLGRGEVVEVNGRYGVRLLEVEATSLTGAVN from the coding sequence ATGGCTGAAAATAGTATTATGCAGGACGATAACTTTCTTTTAGACGATGATTTTTTTGCAGAAGATGTCGTCGAGGAATCCAAAGCACAGGCTAAGCCTGTAAAAGATATGTCGTTTTTTAATCAGCTTCCGGTACACGTGACATTGGAGCTTGCTAGCGTAGAAATATCGTTAGGAGAGTTGGCCAAAATGGGTGAGGGCGATGTAGTTGCACTTGATCGCATGGTTGGAGAACCGCTAGATATTCGCGTCAATGGTGCATTACTTGGGCGTGGCGAGGTGGTCGAAGTCAACGGTCGTTATGGTGTGCGTTTGCTTGAAGTCGAAGCAACGAGCCTTACGGGAGCTGTTAATTAA
- the fliP gene encoding flagellar type III secretion system pore protein FliP (The bacterial flagellar biogenesis protein FliP forms a type III secretion system (T3SS)-type pore required for flagellar assembly.) yields the protein MWRVLLVIFACFSSAAYAGDGLTLFSLADGDKTQSVNIKLEILALMTVLSFLPALLMMLTSFTRIIVVLAILRQALGLQQSPPNKVLIGIALVLTIFIMRPVGQSIYDEAFLPYDQGQIELTEAVALGEKPLRQFMLAQTRETDLEQMLKIADEPTTLTAEQIPFFVLMPAFVLSELKTAFQIGFLLFLPFLVIDLVVASVLMSMGMMMLSPLIISLPFKLMVFVLVDGWSMTVSTLVASYG from the coding sequence ATGTGGCGAGTGTTGCTGGTTATATTTGCCTGCTTTTCATCGGCGGCGTATGCAGGAGATGGATTAACGTTATTTTCGCTGGCTGACGGTGATAAAACCCAGTCTGTGAATATCAAGTTGGAAATCTTAGCGCTCATGACTGTGCTAAGTTTTTTGCCGGCGTTATTGATGATGTTGACCAGCTTTACCCGCATTATTGTGGTGTTGGCAATCTTGCGGCAAGCATTGGGTTTACAGCAGAGCCCCCCAAATAAAGTGCTGATCGGTATCGCCTTAGTGCTGACAATTTTTATTATGCGCCCAGTAGGGCAGTCGATTTACGATGAGGCTTTTCTTCCCTATGATCAGGGCCAAATTGAGCTGACGGAAGCGGTTGCTCTTGGAGAGAAACCGTTGCGGCAGTTTATGTTGGCGCAAACGCGTGAAACCGATCTTGAACAGATGCTAAAGATAGCTGACGAACCTACCACGTTAACGGCCGAACAGATCCCCTTCTTCGTGCTTATGCCTGCATTTGTGTTGAGCGAATTAAAAACAGCTTTTCAAATTGGTTTTTTGCTGTTTCTGCCTTTTTTGGTCATCGACTTGGTTGTTGCCAGTGTCTTGATGTCGATGGGTATGATGATGCTTTCTCCGCTCATTATCTCCTTGCCGTTTAAACTCATGGTCTTTGTACTAGTGGATGGATGGTCAATGACGGTGAGTACTTTGGTGGCCAGTTATGGATAG
- a CDS encoding flagellar biosynthetic protein FliQ — MDVNELTGMFAEAIFLVVTMVGVLVVPGLLMGLIIAVFQAATQVNEQTLSFLPRLVLTLLMVVFSGEWLLMQISDFFNRLFMNIPHIIG; from the coding sequence ATGGATGTCAATGAACTAACAGGAATGTTTGCCGAGGCGATATTTTTGGTCGTGACCATGGTCGGAGTCTTGGTGGTACCGGGGTTATTGATGGGGTTGATTATTGCGGTTTTTCAAGCGGCAACTCAAGTCAATGAGCAGACATTGAGTTTTCTACCACGCCTGGTGCTGACGTTATTAATGGTGGTTTTCTCCGGTGAGTGGTTGTTGATGCAGATCAGTGATTTCTTTAATCGACTATTTATGAATATTCCCCATATTATTGGCTGA
- the fliR gene encoding flagellar biosynthetic protein FliR, with product MLSLTSVQISAFIGTFWWPFCRIMGAFMVMPFLGSNFIPVTVRVLLAFSISALLAPILPPVPQVDVLSLLAIVLAVEQLLIGFMLALFLSIMIHVMTLLGAMMSMQMGLSMAVMNDPSSGGSNPIIGLWLLLYGTLLFLALDGHLVAIGVLVDSFRLWPIGSSVFDLPLMGLIGRFSWLFAAAFMLALPAILAMLVVNITFGVLSRAAPSLNVFALGFPMSMLMGLLCVFFSFSGLPNRYSDLCLDALSSMYQFIGGSP from the coding sequence ATGTTATCGCTTACCTCAGTTCAAATTAGCGCGTTTATTGGCACGTTCTGGTGGCCTTTTTGCCGTATTATGGGCGCATTTATGGTGATGCCTTTCTTAGGCAGTAACTTTATCCCGGTCACCGTTCGCGTGCTGTTGGCATTTAGTATTTCAGCTTTACTGGCACCCATCTTACCGCCTGTACCACAGGTGGATGTACTCTCTTTACTGGCAATAGTCCTAGCTGTCGAACAGCTGCTTATTGGGTTCATGTTAGCGCTATTTTTGTCGATTATGATCCATGTGATGACGCTTCTTGGCGCAATGATGTCGATGCAGATGGGCTTATCTATGGCGGTAATGAACGATCCTTCAAGTGGCGGCAGTAATCCTATTATTGGCCTGTGGCTTTTACTGTATGGCACCCTATTATTTTTGGCATTAGACGGTCATCTAGTCGCCATTGGCGTGTTGGTTGATAGCTTTCGATTATGGCCGATAGGCAGCAGTGTATTTGATTTGCCGTTAATGGGACTCATTGGGCGCTTCTCCTGGCTGTTTGCCGCGGCGTTTATGCTGGCGTTACCGGCTATTTTGGCGATGTTAGTGGTTAACATCACGTTTGGCGTGTTAAGCCGAGCGGCACCCTCATTAAATGTGTTTGCACTTGGCTTCCCGATGTCGATGTTGATGGGTTTGCTCTGTGTGTTCTTCTCTTTCAGTGGTTTGCCTAACCGTTATAGCGACTTGTGTTTGGACGCCTTGTCTTCCATGTATCAGTTTATTGGCGGTTCACCATGA
- the flhB gene encoding flagellar biosynthesis protein FlhB, whose product MSSKDTGQSKTEKATPQKLKKARDEGQVPRSKDLASSALIIGCSILLTTTADWIAAKVAELTRLNMSFTKAQLDEPGMMTRHLAHSLLEILNILGPLFLMVAIIAMIAGAMPGGPVFSFKNASFKYSRIDPIAGLGRIASIKSLVELVKSILKIVLLISIMLLFLEKNFQALMAVSQLPIDEAVMRGIDMLSLAMLYLGLGLLVITFIDVPYQYWHHHKELKMSLQEVKDEHKQQDGKPEIKAKIRQMQQRISRSRADVSIPKADVLLVNPSHYAVALKYELTKADAPYVVARGTDELALYMRDIAKRHGVEVVELPPLTRAIYYSTQVEQQIPAGLFVAIAHVLTYVMQLQAARKGQQAKPDPLPHFYIPKNLQHD is encoded by the coding sequence ATGAGCAGTAAAGATACTGGCCAGAGTAAAACTGAAAAAGCGACACCGCAAAAGTTAAAAAAAGCCCGTGATGAAGGGCAGGTACCTCGCTCAAAAGATTTAGCCTCTTCGGCGTTGATTATTGGTTGCTCAATATTACTGACTACGACAGCGGACTGGATTGCAGCAAAGGTGGCGGAGTTGACCAGACTCAATATGTCGTTCACCAAGGCGCAGTTAGATGAGCCGGGAATGATGACCAGGCATTTAGCGCACTCGTTATTAGAAATACTCAATATCCTGGGGCCACTATTTTTAATGGTGGCCATCATAGCGATGATCGCAGGTGCCATGCCAGGTGGCCCGGTTTTTAGTTTTAAAAATGCGAGCTTCAAATATAGCCGTATCGATCCCATTGCGGGCTTAGGTCGAATTGCGTCGATTAAGTCTTTGGTTGAACTAGTAAAATCGATACTAAAAATAGTCTTGTTGATTAGCATCATGTTGCTTTTTTTGGAGAAAAACTTTCAGGCACTAATGGCTGTCAGTCAACTGCCGATTGATGAAGCGGTGATGCGCGGTATCGATATGTTGAGTTTAGCAATGCTTTATCTGGGGTTAGGCCTATTAGTCATCACGTTTATTGATGTGCCCTATCAATATTGGCACCACCACAAAGAGCTCAAAATGTCTTTGCAAGAGGTAAAGGACGAGCATAAACAACAAGACGGTAAGCCTGAGATTAAAGCAAAAATTCGTCAAATGCAGCAGCGTATAAGTCGCTCAAGGGCGGATGTATCAATCCCTAAAGCCGATGTTTTACTGGTCAACCCCAGCCATTATGCAGTGGCGCTAAAATATGAATTAACTAAGGCTGATGCACCATATGTTGTGGCTAGAGGCACCGACGAACTGGCGCTCTATATGCGTGATATTGCTAAGCGTCACGGTGTTGAGGTGGTTGAGTTACCGCCACTAACACGAGCAATTTACTACTCCACACAAGTCGAACAACAGATCCCAGCAGGGCTCTTTGTTGCTATTGCCCATGTGCTTACCTATGTGATGCAGCTGCAGGCTGCACGTAAGGGTCAGCAGGCCAAGCCTGATCCCTTACCACACTTTTATATCCCTAAAAACTTGCAACATGACTAA
- the flhA gene encoding flagellar biosynthesis protein FlhA → MLLAVLAMVILPLPPWLLDIFFTFNIVLAVMVLLVGVSIRRPLEFSVFPTVLLLATLLRLTLNVASTRVVLIEGHEGGDAAGKVIQAFGEVVIGGNYVVGAVIFLILMIVNFVVITKGGERISEVSARFTLDALPGKQMAIDADLNAGVLTQEQARDRRQEVAREADFYGSMDGASKFVRGDAIASILILSINMLGGLAIGVFMHDLSAAEAFKTYALLTIGDGLVAQIPSLLLATAAAIIVTRVSDAEEMPEQLRQQLLANPKTIVTAAIVMLILGIVPGMPTFVFLSFAALLGFVAWKQGQRQPEIAESKVEELRDSNLSEPSAPSWDALPYTDLVEVRLGYRLVHLVERSKGAELQKRLTGIRRTLSEQAGFLLAEVRVRDNLSLAPNAYQISLMGNPVVTAELDPDRLMAIKSGPVFGDIDGVLTKEPAYQMDATWIEQTNKAKALNLGYSVVDNATVIATHVSKLIRESLPDMLQHDDVLLLSDRLAKQSPKLAESLNNALTPILQLKVYRLLLKEQVSLKDIRTIATTLLDCSENSKDPVLLAADVRCALRNSILNSIVGTEPKLNVMTLAPELEQTLMSALNQSQQQGKGSLDSFPVEPQLLAQLQQRMPQLLAQAKEHGHSPLLLVSPQLRPILARYALAFARGLHVLSYNEIPETRELLVAGQLG, encoded by the coding sequence ATGCTACTCGCTGTGCTGGCCATGGTGATACTGCCATTACCGCCATGGCTACTCGATATCTTTTTCACCTTTAACATCGTGTTGGCGGTGATGGTGTTACTTGTTGGGGTGTCAATTCGGCGCCCGTTAGAGTTTTCGGTATTTCCAACAGTACTGCTGCTAGCGACCTTACTGCGACTCACATTGAATGTCGCCTCGACTCGAGTGGTGTTGATAGAAGGTCATGAAGGTGGCGATGCTGCAGGTAAAGTGATCCAAGCTTTCGGTGAGGTGGTGATAGGCGGCAATTATGTTGTCGGTGCAGTTATTTTCCTTATTCTAATGATCGTTAACTTTGTGGTGATCACCAAAGGTGGCGAGCGAATCTCAGAAGTGTCGGCACGCTTTACCTTGGATGCCTTACCCGGTAAACAGATGGCAATTGATGCCGATCTAAATGCTGGGGTTTTGACCCAAGAGCAAGCCAGAGATAGGCGCCAAGAGGTTGCTCGTGAAGCTGACTTTTATGGTTCGATGGACGGTGCTTCAAAGTTTGTTCGTGGTGATGCGATTGCCAGTATCCTTATTTTAAGCATAAACATGTTAGGTGGCTTGGCGATTGGTGTCTTCATGCACGACCTAAGTGCCGCTGAAGCTTTTAAAACTTATGCCTTGTTGACGATCGGTGACGGCCTAGTCGCGCAGATCCCATCGTTATTGCTGGCTACTGCAGCGGCCATTATTGTAACTCGCGTATCAGATGCTGAGGAGATGCCAGAGCAATTGCGTCAACAGTTGCTGGCCAATCCGAAAACGATCGTTACTGCTGCGATAGTGATGCTAATTCTGGGCATCGTGCCGGGTATGCCAACCTTTGTTTTCCTATCTTTTGCAGCTTTACTCGGGTTTGTGGCTTGGAAACAGGGTCAAAGGCAGCCTGAGATTGCAGAGTCTAAAGTCGAGGAGCTGCGCGATAGCAATTTAAGTGAACCATCAGCTCCTAGTTGGGACGCGCTGCCGTACACCGATTTGGTTGAGGTACGTCTAGGCTATCGTTTAGTGCATCTGGTCGAGCGCAGTAAAGGTGCAGAGTTACAAAAGCGCCTGACAGGGATCCGTCGTACCCTTTCTGAACAAGCAGGTTTTTTATTAGCCGAAGTGCGAGTGCGGGATAATCTTTCGTTAGCGCCTAACGCTTACCAAATTAGCTTAATGGGTAACCCTGTCGTCACCGCGGAGCTTGACCCTGATCGCTTGATGGCGATTAAGAGTGGCCCGGTATTTGGTGATATAGACGGCGTGCTTACCAAAGAGCCCGCCTACCAGATGGACGCTACTTGGATAGAGCAAACTAACAAAGCTAAAGCGTTGAACCTTGGTTATTCAGTCGTTGATAATGCCACGGTCATTGCTACCCATGTGAGTAAGTTGATCCGTGAATCGCTGCCAGATATGTTGCAGCATGATGATGTTCTGTTGTTGAGCGATCGTTTAGCTAAGCAAAGCCCTAAGCTGGCGGAGTCGCTCAACAATGCGCTAACGCCAATATTGCAGTTGAAGGTTTACCGATTGCTGCTTAAAGAGCAGGTATCACTAAAAGATATTCGTACCATTGCCACGACGCTACTCGATTGCAGTGAAAACAGTAAAGACCCAGTATTGTTAGCTGCAGATGTACGTTGTGCCTTGCGTAATAGTATATTGAACTCCATCGTGGGTACCGAGCCGAAACTGAATGTGATGACACTCGCCCCTGAGCTTGAGCAAACCTTGATGTCAGCGTTAAATCAATCACAACAGCAGGGCAAAGGCTCACTAGATAGTTTTCCGGTTGAACCTCAGCTGTTGGCACAACTGCAGCAGCGTATGCCGCAGTTGCTAGCGCAGGCAAAGGAGCATGGTCACAGTCCGCTATTGTTAGTATCCCCGCAATTGAGGCCAATTTTAGCCCGCTATGCGTTAGCATTTGCGCGAGGCTTGCACGTGTTGTCTTACAATGAGATCCCAGAGACGCGGGAGTTGCTGGTTGCAGGACAATTAGGCTAG
- a CDS encoding GNAT family N-acetyltransferase, with protein sequence MKIITETARLIIREFNRDDAQAVYHFNAPEAVNRYTGDAGMCESVADAAGIIENIWLKEYAEFGFARWAVVLKETGSVIGFCGFKNESRINAVDIGYRFHPDYWGKGFATESNRACIEYARAHMDLDTIYGEVMPENTDSSQVLKKLGMRFVKQYQDGGYTIDSYAIHLKSANTQG encoded by the coding sequence ATGAAAATCATTACTGAAACGGCACGTTTAATCATTCGCGAATTCAATCGTGATGATGCCCAAGCGGTTTACCACTTCAACGCTCCTGAAGCAGTTAACCGCTACACTGGCGACGCAGGAATGTGCGAAAGTGTTGCAGATGCAGCAGGGATCATCGAGAACATCTGGCTTAAGGAGTATGCAGAGTTTGGCTTTGCCCGCTGGGCAGTGGTACTAAAAGAGACTGGATCTGTCATCGGTTTTTGCGGCTTTAAGAATGAAAGCCGTATTAATGCCGTCGATATCGGTTACCGTTTTCACCCTGACTATTGGGGTAAAGGCTTTGCGACGGAATCCAACCGAGCTTGTATAGAATACGCTCGTGCCCATATGGATTTAGATACCATTTATGGCGAAGTGATGCCAGAAAATACTGACTCAAGCCAGGTACTCAAAAAACTAGGGATGCGGTTTGTAAAGCAGTACCAAGATGGTGGATATACAATCGACAGTTACGCCATCCATCTAAAGTCGGCGAACACTCAAGGATAA
- a CDS encoding aminotransferase-like domain-containing protein yields the protein MAVFKYRQIVDEFIVAIEAGHLAGKLMSVRAFAQQRQLGVSTVIQAYHELERLGWVVAKPKRGYFVISRVNAKPPNYGRQINRVVAGLTLDRAVQYSFNDNDILPLSCTAPSTVIDPELLLNQLHKKALAKRPYKLWMQDPIEGVAEFRQAICQHLLRSQQVFDYEQVLVTNGRQEGLMLALIAAKALQQPIAVESPMSFYFQTMLKQFNADVVEIPMQADYQDELALLSGAYESQSFTTYLVNPNFADPTGRVLSRSEKLQLIEWAEIRNVTLIEYDRGELYFGCERPATIASLVAEQSSCRVICIVDFYDTISPTISLGYLLCVNSFDECQFAKQTVAEEPSIVLQHMLQQMMDSGRYDKHLTALRAQIQQNYSATMTLLRPRLASISATQLYLSQPSGGPCIWFQLPAHLSSQELWHRVIEKKLSIAPGAMFTLDSRYDNYFRITYALPWNDDMENGISLLGQIIAEYVQQ from the coding sequence ATGGCAGTGTTTAAATACCGACAAATCGTTGATGAGTTCATTGTAGCCATCGAGGCGGGACATTTGGCGGGTAAGCTGATGTCGGTACGCGCATTCGCTCAGCAAAGGCAACTGGGAGTCTCTACGGTAATACAGGCATATCATGAACTGGAACGTTTAGGTTGGGTGGTTGCTAAGCCCAAACGCGGCTATTTTGTGATATCTAGAGTCAATGCAAAACCACCAAACTATGGTCGCCAAATCAATAGAGTCGTTGCTGGACTAACCCTTGATAGGGCGGTGCAGTACTCCTTCAATGACAATGATATTTTACCGCTGTCGTGTACCGCCCCCAGCACCGTTATAGACCCAGAATTATTGCTAAATCAGCTGCACAAAAAAGCGTTGGCTAAACGGCCCTATAAGCTATGGATGCAAGACCCTATCGAAGGTGTTGCAGAGTTTAGGCAAGCCATTTGTCAGCATCTGCTTCGCAGTCAGCAAGTGTTTGATTACGAGCAAGTACTGGTGACAAACGGGCGGCAAGAGGGGCTAATGTTAGCGCTTATTGCCGCTAAGGCCTTGCAGCAGCCGATTGCCGTCGAGTCGCCGATGTCGTTCTATTTCCAAACGATGTTGAAACAGTTCAATGCAGATGTGGTTGAAATACCGATGCAGGCCGACTACCAAGATGAGCTAGCGCTGCTAAGTGGTGCTTACGAATCGCAGTCTTTTACCACCTATTTGGTTAATCCTAATTTTGCTGACCCTACCGGAAGAGTGCTCAGTAGAAGTGAAAAGCTACAACTTATTGAGTGGGCAGAAATACGTAATGTGACGTTAATAGAGTACGATCGTGGTGAGCTCTATTTTGGCTGCGAACGCCCTGCGACGATTGCAAGCTTGGTGGCAGAGCAGTCATCATGCCGAGTGATCTGTATTGTCGATTTTTACGATACCATTTCACCGACCATCAGTTTGGGCTATTTACTGTGTGTTAATAGCTTTGATGAGTGCCAATTTGCCAAGCAGACCGTCGCCGAAGAGCCAAGTATAGTGCTGCAACACATGCTGCAACAGATGATGGACTCTGGCCGCTATGACAAACATCTCACTGCACTTCGGGCTCAAATACAGCAGAACTATAGTGCGACAATGACACTGCTTAGACCGCGGCTGGCTAGCATCAGCGCCACCCAGCTTTATCTTAGCCAGCCAAGCGGCGGCCCCTGTATTTGGTTTCAGCTGCCAGCGCATTTAAGCAGCCAAGAGTTGTGGCATAGAGTGATTGAGAAGAAATTGTCTATTGCGCCTGGAGCCATGTTTACGCTCGATAGTCGTTACGATAACTATTTCCGCATAACCTATGCCTTGCCATGGAATGACGACATGGAAAATGGCATTAGTTTACTGGGGCAGATCATCGCAGAATATGTGCAGCAATAG
- a CDS encoding class IV adenylate cyclase, whose translation MSQEHFKGKFEVELKYRLASKSAFLAILNSTIEHEVMLQDNLESDSYFDQQDTLLTQGKSVCIREMEPSGIKLWIVKGPQADRCEATNITDAKSARSMLRTMGYEVVLEMKKIRSIYFIGKFHITVDHLEGLGDFAEFAIMTDDEARLEDYRKELVALAAKFALTAADIEQQSYRQLQTKNNR comes from the coding sequence ATGAGCCAAGAGCATTTTAAAGGTAAATTTGAAGTTGAATTGAAGTACCGCTTGGCGTCGAAGTCTGCTTTTTTAGCCATCCTTAATTCGACTATTGAGCATGAAGTGATGCTGCAAGATAACCTTGAGTCAGACAGTTATTTTGACCAGCAAGATACACTGCTGACACAAGGTAAGAGCGTATGTATCCGTGAGATGGAGCCCTCTGGTATTAAGCTATGGATAGTCAAAGGGCCGCAGGCTGATCGTTGTGAAGCGACTAATATAACTGATGCTAAAAGTGCTCGAAGCATGCTGAGGACCATGGGCTATGAGGTGGTACTTGAGATGAAAAAGATCCGTAGTATCTACTTCATTGGCAAGTTTCATATTACGGTTGATCATCTTGAAGGGCTCGGAGATTTTGCAGAGTTTGCGATTATGACTGATGACGAAGCACGTTTAGAGGATTACCGTAAAGAGTTGGTGGCCTTAGCGGCAAAGTTTGCTTTAACCGCCGCTGATATCGAACAGCAATCCTATCGACAGCTGCAAACGAAGAATAATCGTTAA
- a CDS encoding BamA/TamA family outer membrane protein has product MRITKLNTLACSLAAAVISPAYSNEVSNTSANTEVVQEVVINSDRTNKFKPIILPFYDPSIKAGISAIPLFAFYPDENDLVSDASTIAIPLIYTSNDSYIAKVAGDIILFEDNFRLSFETGFTSTNQPLSGIDSNKETIEFDADFMFKVASDFYLGVGGIYTSTRYTADNPEQQSALEDFGFTGDYQDDIGYRVSMQWDTREHFYYPHSGFIWDLQYENHAEWLGNDTDKTYSSVFTDFRHFYSIGDNSNRIIATKFVARYLIDAENAPSSAFTTYGRQGKEVQRGYAIGDYISSNMVNLEVEYRHKFSATGNDYLDKSAVVLIGGVGKSFGEQLQGNTQDFRDSDLLGVIGVGFRYNILPYERLNIKVDLTYNSDGDTIVYFGFGESI; this is encoded by the coding sequence ATGCGTATCACTAAACTAAATACATTGGCTTGTAGCTTAGCTGCAGCCGTCATCAGTCCAGCTTATTCAAATGAGGTAAGTAATACCTCTGCCAATACTGAAGTCGTCCAAGAAGTTGTAATTAATAGCGACCGAACTAACAAGTTCAAACCGATTATTCTCCCCTTCTATGACCCTTCAATAAAGGCGGGGATTAGCGCAATCCCTCTGTTTGCATTTTATCCCGACGAAAATGATTTAGTGTCAGATGCATCAACGATTGCTATCCCTTTGATCTACACCAGTAATGATAGCTACATTGCCAAAGTTGCGGGGGATATTATCTTGTTTGAAGATAATTTCCGACTTTCTTTTGAAACTGGGTTTACCAGTACCAATCAACCGCTATCGGGTATCGATTCAAATAAAGAGACTATCGAATTCGATGCCGACTTTATGTTTAAAGTGGCGAGTGACTTTTACCTTGGCGTTGGCGGTATATACACCTCGACCCGTTATACTGCCGATAATCCAGAACAGCAAAGTGCCCTTGAAGATTTTGGATTCACTGGCGATTACCAAGATGATATTGGCTACCGCGTTTCAATGCAGTGGGATACAAGAGAGCATTTCTATTACCCTCATAGCGGCTTCATTTGGGATCTACAGTACGAGAACCACGCTGAATGGCTTGGTAACGACACAGATAAAACCTATTCCTCAGTTTTTACAGATTTCAGGCATTTTTACAGTATTGGCGACAACTCTAACCGGATCATTGCGACAAAATTTGTTGCTCGCTACTTGATTGACGCAGAAAATGCACCCTCTTCAGCATTCACGACTTATGGTCGCCAAGGTAAAGAAGTGCAGCGTGGCTATGCCATAGGTGACTACATATCATCAAATATGGTCAATTTAGAAGTTGAATACCGCCACAAATTTTCGGCGACTGGCAACGACTATTTGGACAAGTCAGCAGTGGTACTTATCGGCGGTGTAGGCAAGAGTTTTGGTGAGCAACTTCAGGGAAATACTCAAGACTTTCGTGACAGCGACTTACTCGGAGTCATCGGTGTTGGCTTTAGATACAACATACTGCCCTATGAACGCCTGAACATCAAAGTCGATCTAACCTACAACTCTGACGGCGATACCATCGTCTACTTCGGCTTTGGCGAAAGCATTTAG
- a CDS encoding MarR family winged helix-turn-helix transcriptional regulator, whose protein sequence is MELNSKLFYQISLLHRVFRREAQTILAQELDVTLEMLSIMQILSESGAMPQQQLADLLFIEKSSMKRNVDKLLTRGYVIADYGVEKNRKFINISVKGEQVRLSGKQIMQQQETSWLQHLSTADQQSLMSSISMLVKSRVHEL, encoded by the coding sequence ATGGAATTGAATAGTAAACTTTTTTATCAGATCTCTTTGCTGCACAGAGTTTTTCGTCGAGAAGCTCAAACTATTCTAGCGCAAGAATTAGATGTCACACTAGAGATGCTATCTATTATGCAGATTTTGTCTGAGTCGGGCGCTATGCCGCAGCAGCAACTTGCGGATCTACTTTTTATCGAAAAAAGCTCAATGAAACGCAACGTCGATAAGCTATTAACGAGAGGCTATGTGATTGCTGATTATGGCGTTGAGAAGAACAGAAAGTTCATCAATATTAGCGTTAAAGGCGAGCAAGTTCGCCTCAGTGGAAAGCAGATAATGCAGCAGCAAGAAACAAGCTGGTTACAGCACCTTTCAACAGCAGATCAGCAAAGCTTGATGAGTAGTATTAGTATGTTAGTGAAAAGCCGAGTACACGAATTGTAA